One Allostreptomyces psammosilenae DNA segment encodes these proteins:
- the rpsO gene encoding 30S ribosomal protein S15: MSLDAATKKQIMAEFATKEGDTGSPEVQVAMLTRRITDLTEHLKTHKHDHHSRRGLLLLVGQRRRLLQYLAKKDIERFRSLVERLGIRRGAAGAR; this comes from the coding sequence GTGTCCCTCGACGCTGCCACCAAGAAGCAGATCATGGCCGAGTTCGCCACCAAGGAGGGCGACACCGGCTCCCCCGAGGTCCAGGTGGCGATGCTCACCCGCCGGATCACCGACCTCACCGAGCACCTCAAGACCCACAAGCACGACCACCACAGCCGCCGTGGTCTGCTGCTGCTGGTCGGCCAGCGCCGCCGGCTGCTGCAGTACCTGGCCAAGAAGGACATCGAGCGCTTCCGCTCGCTCGTCGAGCGCCTCGGCATCCGCCGCGGCGCGGCGGGCGCCCGCTGA
- the eccD gene encoding type VII secretion integral membrane protein EccD has product MSSTSTGYCRVTVVAPDSRVDVALPEDLPLAHIYPEVLRLAGQSQDEHEPTGFTLVRSGGEVLDPSQSLIAQQVRDGEQLTLRPLAQSLPPAVYDDVADAVARAVEDDRRMWNPRWMRASGLFGGALLFYLVAFVLFMSQPLTNDLNGLPAIVGGVLALVLTAFAGVRARIYQDTGTAVAMGVAALPHALLGGAGILAPDPGQGLGRLQLLMGCVALMVVAILLVTLVPRAASPFVAASLLGIAGTLGSFAAILTGQGAAEVAAVGAVVAIALVAFLPGLSARFARLPIGFQPPETQAGGSAPDIEPVDFSRIEQQARQGHEVLLGLVGGCAAVVVGTATTLGFTENNWARLLALLVGLAAMMRARLFRYSTQVVCLLVAGIAALVLLVVGMLLNPPIEVLMSSSDADLRTIWMSAAVAAGAAIVVAVGLVVPRAGVSPFWGRVMDLSEGLVLLSLVPVCLAVLDVYATVRGLTS; this is encoded by the coding sequence TCGTCGCGCCGGACAGCCGGGTGGACGTCGCCCTGCCAGAGGACCTACCGCTGGCCCACATCTACCCGGAGGTGCTGCGCCTGGCCGGGCAGAGCCAGGACGAGCACGAGCCGACCGGGTTCACCCTGGTGCGCTCCGGCGGCGAGGTGCTGGACCCGAGCCAGTCGCTGATCGCGCAGCAGGTGCGCGACGGGGAGCAGTTGACGCTGCGCCCGCTGGCCCAGTCGCTGCCGCCGGCGGTCTACGACGACGTCGCCGACGCGGTGGCGCGCGCGGTCGAGGACGACCGCCGGATGTGGAACCCGCGGTGGATGCGGGCCTCCGGACTCTTCGGCGGCGCACTGCTCTTCTACCTGGTCGCCTTCGTGCTGTTCATGTCGCAGCCGCTCACCAACGACCTGAACGGCCTGCCGGCGATCGTCGGCGGCGTGCTGGCGCTGGTGCTCACCGCCTTCGCCGGCGTGCGCGCCCGGATCTACCAGGACACCGGGACGGCCGTGGCGATGGGCGTGGCCGCGCTGCCGCACGCCCTGCTCGGCGGCGCCGGCATCCTGGCCCCCGACCCGGGCCAGGGCCTGGGCCGGCTGCAGCTGCTGATGGGCTGCGTCGCCCTGATGGTGGTGGCCATCCTGCTGGTCACCCTGGTGCCGCGGGCCGCCTCGCCGTTCGTCGCCGCCTCGCTGCTGGGCATCGCCGGGACCCTGGGCAGCTTCGCCGCCATCCTCACCGGCCAGGGCGCCGCGGAGGTCGCCGCGGTCGGTGCCGTGGTCGCCATCGCCCTGGTGGCCTTCCTGCCCGGCCTGTCGGCCCGGTTCGCCCGGCTGCCGATCGGCTTCCAGCCCCCGGAGACCCAGGCCGGCGGCAGCGCCCCGGACATCGAGCCGGTGGACTTCTCCCGGATCGAGCAGCAGGCCCGGCAGGGCCACGAGGTGCTGCTCGGCCTGGTCGGCGGCTGCGCTGCGGTGGTCGTGGGCACCGCCACCACGCTGGGCTTCACCGAGAACAACTGGGCCCGGCTGCTCGCCCTGCTGGTGGGCCTGGCGGCGATGATGCGGGCGCGACTGTTCCGCTACAGCACCCAGGTCGTGTGCCTGTTGGTGGCCGGCATCGCCGCGCTGGTGCTGCTGGTGGTGGGCATGCTGCTCAACCCGCCGATCGAGGTGCTGATGTCCTCCTCGGACGCCGACCTGCGCACCATCTGGATGAGCGCGGCGGTGGCCGCGGGCGCCGCCATCGTGGTCGCGGTCGGGCTGGTCGTGCCGCGGGCCGGCGTCTCCCCGTTCTGGGGTCGCGTCATGGACCTCAGCGAGGGCCTGGTGCTGCTGTCGCTGGTGCCAGTCTGCCTGGCCGTGCTGGACGTCTACGCCACGGTGCGCGGGCTGACGTCCTGA